Proteins encoded in a region of the bacterium genome:
- a CDS encoding PAS domain S-box protein, whose translation MNAQTRSILIGAGRVTVIYAIVGALWIFFSDSALELYFKDAESLSMAQTYKGWAYIAATAGLLFLLIHRELTRYTMLRDKARREEEKLSAQILDSEQALHASERKFRAIFEAAPVGVVTVRSDRTIGIGNPAMAKMLGYKVGELEGKHIREITHPDDLEEDGRLYAELAAGKRTQYSMEKRYMRSDGGFVPTFLTVASIRGNEGKYLFAVGIAQDITELKQRQEEIRQLNEDLEQKVEDRTWQLQLANRELEAFSYSVSHDLRAPLDAIEGFGKAVLEDHGPKIGSKGLDYLNRILSSTTHMRRLIDDLLLLSRTSRQQMDMCETDLSSIARGVFEELRRRDSTRDVQCLVQGGLVGRADPGLMRVLLENLIGNAWKFTTKSGETRIEFGRCDSLPDGLENPSGVCAYFVADNGVGFDMDLSDRLFTPFQRLHREADFPGTGIGLATAQRVVTRHGGEIIARSKPGEGATFYFTLPDGRS comes from the coding sequence ATGAATGCCCAGACGCGTTCCATTCTCATCGGTGCAGGTCGAGTCACCGTCATCTACGCGATTGTCGGCGCGCTGTGGATATTCTTTTCGGACTCCGCCCTCGAACTCTACTTCAAGGACGCCGAGAGTCTCAGCATGGCCCAGACGTACAAGGGCTGGGCTTACATCGCTGCGACTGCAGGTTTGCTGTTCCTGCTGATTCACCGAGAGCTGACGCGCTACACGATGCTTCGCGACAAGGCCCGTCGCGAGGAGGAGAAGCTCTCCGCCCAGATTCTCGATTCCGAGCAGGCGCTGCACGCCAGCGAGCGCAAGTTCCGTGCGATCTTCGAGGCCGCGCCGGTCGGCGTGGTGACCGTGCGGAGCGATCGCACAATCGGCATCGGCAACCCGGCCATGGCAAAGATGCTGGGCTACAAGGTCGGCGAATTGGAAGGGAAGCACATCCGGGAGATTACGCATCCCGACGACCTGGAAGAGGATGGGCGCCTGTATGCAGAGCTGGCGGCCGGTAAGCGGACTCAATACAGCATGGAAAAGCGCTACATGCGAAGTGACGGGGGATTTGTCCCGACGTTCTTGACGGTGGCGTCGATCCGAGGCAACGAGGGCAAGTACCTCTTCGCCGTCGGCATTGCGCAAGACATCACCGAGTTGAAGCAGCGGCAGGAGGAGATTCGCCAACTGAACGAGGACCTGGAACAAAAGGTCGAGGATCGCACGTGGCAGTTGCAGTTGGCGAACCGCGAGTTGGAAGCCTTCTCCTACTCCGTTTCCCACGATCTGCGGGCGCCGCTGGACGCGATCGAGGGCTTCGGCAAGGCCGTCCTCGAGGATCACGGACCCAAGATCGGCAGCAAGGGGCTCGACTATCTGAATCGCATCCTGAGTTCGACGACTCACATGCGGCGGCTGATCGACGATCTTTTGCTGCTGTCCCGAACGTCTCGGCAACAGATGGACATGTGTGAAACGGACTTGTCGAGTATTGCTCGCGGGGTTTTCGAAGAGCTTCGTCGGCGGGACTCGACGCGGGATGTCCAGTGTTTAGTGCAGGGCGGCCTTGTGGGCCGGGCCGATCCGGGGCTGATGCGCGTGCTGCTGGAAAACCTGATCGGGAACGCCTGGAAGTTCACGACCAAGAGCGGCGAGACTCGGATTGAGTTCGGGCGATGCGATTCGCTGCCCGACGGGCTTGAAAATCCATCCGGGGTATGCGCATACTTCGTGGCCGACAATGGAGTTGGCTTCGATATGGATCTTTCGGACCGGCTTTTCACACCGTTTCAGCGCCTGCACAGGGAGGCCGATTTCCCCGGCACGGGGATCGGGTTGGCCACGGCTCAACGTGTTGTCACCCGGCACGGGGGAGAGATTATCGCGCGCAGCAAACCGGGAGAAGGTGCGACATTCTATTTCACACTGCCTGACGGGCGGTCATGA
- a CDS encoding ABC transporter permease, with product MTEETKTPQETPEQKPQGPGSPRSYWELVGQDFRRNRLAMFGLLIAWLVATIGVFCPLIANSRPLYVKAIFLDDYDENYFVILDYAQRMDAALAKGDESEIRSLVSGMEDTFDRIENHLKTDKHGRLHELSGQIAAYFRAPSNGGEETYQTALASFEEEFDYSNVELVPQKRFPATRTLTPGEIIFIFLYIFFHIMWFNRKRFKKAWRFMLAVAIPTAICATIWMMIWPPVQDTYPYRRLIESQEFKDSGWSVVRTMVPYGENENLTAENRQAPTFLLPKAEYVDNQHYHVLGTDTNGRDVLSRMVYGARISMLIGIVAVSIYVTIGIILGALAGYYGGWADLIISRLIEIVLCFPVLFLILAVQAYLKPSIFNIMAALGLVWWTGVARLQRGEFLRIVNQDFVQAVRGLGGSNMRIIFLHILPNALGPILVMISFGIAGSILVESALSFLSFGVPQPMASWGDLLNNGRNDVQGTWWLTVFPGFAIFLTVTCFNLVGEGVRDALDPRRDH from the coding sequence TTGACTGAGGAAACGAAAACTCCCCAGGAAACCCCCGAGCAGAAGCCCCAAGGGCCTGGCTCGCCGCGATCCTATTGGGAATTGGTGGGGCAGGATTTCCGTCGTAATCGACTCGCCATGTTTGGCCTGCTGATCGCGTGGCTGGTCGCCACGATCGGTGTGTTCTGCCCATTGATCGCCAACTCGCGCCCTCTGTACGTGAAGGCGATTTTCCTCGATGACTACGATGAGAATTACTTTGTCATTCTCGACTATGCACAACGCATGGACGCTGCGCTTGCCAAGGGAGATGAGTCCGAAATCCGCAGTCTCGTTTCAGGGATGGAAGACACGTTCGATCGCATCGAGAATCATCTGAAGACGGACAAGCACGGTCGCCTGCACGAGCTCTCCGGACAGATTGCGGCTTACTTCCGCGCGCCTTCCAACGGTGGCGAAGAAACCTACCAGACAGCACTCGCCTCATTCGAGGAGGAGTTCGACTACTCGAACGTCGAACTCGTTCCACAGAAACGCTTCCCCGCCACGCGAACACTGACGCCCGGGGAGATCATTTTCATCTTCCTCTACATCTTCTTCCACATCATGTGGTTCAATCGAAAGCGCTTCAAGAAAGCATGGCGTTTCATGCTCGCCGTGGCGATTCCAACGGCGATTTGCGCAACCATCTGGATGATGATCTGGCCGCCTGTGCAGGACACATACCCCTATCGCCGACTGATCGAGTCGCAAGAGTTCAAGGACTCTGGATGGAGCGTTGTCCGCACGATGGTGCCATACGGCGAGAATGAAAACCTGACCGCCGAAAATCGCCAGGCGCCGACCTTCCTGCTGCCGAAGGCCGAGTACGTCGACAACCAGCACTACCATGTTCTGGGCACCGATACGAACGGGCGCGATGTGCTGTCTCGCATGGTCTACGGCGCGCGTATTTCGATGTTGATCGGCATCGTGGCGGTGTCGATCTACGTCACGATCGGAATCATTCTCGGAGCGTTGGCGGGATATTATGGCGGCTGGGCCGACCTGATCATCTCGCGCCTGATCGAGATCGTCCTGTGTTTCCCTGTGCTGTTCCTGATCCTTGCCGTTCAAGCCTATCTGAAACCGAGCATCTTCAACATCATGGCGGCATTAGGACTTGTGTGGTGGACTGGCGTGGCGCGTCTCCAGCGCGGTGAATTCCTGCGTATTGTGAACCAGGACTTCGTGCAGGCCGTTCGCGGACTCGGCGGTTCGAACATGCGCATCATCTTCCTGCACATTTTGCCGAACGCCCTCGGGCCGATCCTCGTAATGATCAGCTTCGGTATCGCGGGATCGATTCTGGTGGAATCGGCGCTGTCATTCCTCAGCTTCGGCGTGCCGCAACCGATGGCCTCCTGGGGCGATCTGCTGAATAACGGGCGCAACGATGTGCAGGGAACGTGGTGGCTGACCGTGTTCCCGGGCTTCGCAATCTTCCTGACGGTGACGTGCTTTAACCTTGTGGGCGAAGGCGTCCGCGACGCACTCGATCCTCGGCGCGATCACTGA
- a CDS encoding response regulator has protein sequence MSDKIRALIIEDSENDLLLLLRALEKAELNIDHQHVMTADEVKEAMSEEWDVILADYRLEDYDGLDALKIVREKNEDVPFILVSRTIGDERAVEAMQAGVQDYVLKENLIRLAPAIQREVREARSRRNRRIAEEALLDRTRQLQAIVDTTPDLIARYDRQLRHLFVNQATCEATGIPFEDFIGRTSDELEMKPELIKRWNASLKAVFRSGKPRRLSFAYELPDGVHYYETLIAPEIVKDSKIQTLICNTRDMTREVALQTQLRQAQKMQAIGQLAGGIAHDFNNLLQVIGGNVELVIDETGPASPVAENLREISRATKRATNLVRQLLIFSRRDELELSELDLSQYLPQCLLLIRRVIGDHIELESEIEDGLHRVSADPGQIEQVLMNLCINSRDAMPNGGTLSVSLQNCVMSELNAERRANARPGAHVRLRVSDTGCGIPKKNLDRVFEPFFTTKETGWGTGLGLATVYGIVERHGGFIEVNSTVGEGATFDIYLPAHTSSQRQSKDPRFDHEPQPGEGRCVLLAEDDDQVRRLARSILERGGYEVIEARDGEEAIALFEKTAAAFDFAVVDVMMPKKNGDEVYRAIRAIRSRLPVLFTTGFDNEVIERQHLPEDQAALLPKPYSSKKLLAMIESLLSDQ, from the coding sequence ATGTCCGACAAGATTCGAGCATTGATCATCGAGGATTCCGAGAACGATCTCCTTCTTCTGCTGCGTGCGCTCGAGAAGGCCGAGTTGAACATCGACCACCAGCACGTCATGACTGCCGATGAAGTGAAGGAAGCCATGTCCGAGGAGTGGGATGTTATTCTCGCGGACTACCGGCTGGAAGATTACGACGGGCTCGATGCGCTCAAGATCGTTCGTGAGAAGAATGAAGACGTTCCATTTATTCTGGTGTCGCGGACAATCGGCGACGAGCGTGCCGTGGAAGCGATGCAGGCCGGCGTGCAGGACTATGTTCTGAAAGAGAACCTGATTCGCCTGGCGCCGGCGATCCAGCGCGAGGTGCGCGAAGCACGCAGCCGCCGGAATCGCCGCATCGCAGAGGAAGCACTGCTCGATCGAACGCGCCAGTTGCAGGCTATCGTCGACACGACGCCCGACTTGATCGCCCGCTACGATCGCCAGTTACGGCACCTCTTCGTGAATCAGGCGACCTGCGAAGCGACCGGGATTCCGTTTGAGGACTTCATTGGTCGAACCAGCGACGAGCTGGAGATGAAGCCGGAATTGATCAAGAGATGGAATGCGAGCCTGAAGGCCGTCTTCCGTTCCGGCAAGCCGCGCCGACTGAGTTTCGCGTACGAACTACCGGATGGCGTTCATTACTACGAGACGTTGATTGCGCCGGAGATCGTGAAGGACAGCAAGATCCAGACGCTGATCTGCAACACGCGCGACATGACGCGCGAGGTTGCCCTGCAGACGCAACTGCGCCAGGCGCAGAAGATGCAGGCCATCGGTCAGCTGGCCGGCGGAATCGCGCACGACTTCAACAACTTGCTGCAGGTCATCGGCGGCAATGTCGAACTCGTCATCGACGAAACCGGACCCGCCTCGCCCGTTGCAGAAAACCTGCGTGAGATTTCGCGGGCGACGAAGCGCGCTACAAACCTTGTGCGCCAGCTTCTGATCTTCAGCCGACGGGATGAGCTCGAGTTGAGTGAACTCGACCTTTCTCAGTACCTGCCGCAGTGTTTGCTGCTGATTCGTCGCGTGATTGGCGACCACATTGAACTCGAAAGCGAAATCGAAGACGGGCTGCATCGCGTTTCCGCAGATCCGGGTCAGATCGAACAGGTCTTGATGAACCTTTGCATCAACTCGCGCGATGCGATGCCCAACGGTGGGACCTTGTCCGTGAGCTTGCAGAATTGTGTGATGAGTGAACTGAATGCCGAGCGTCGTGCGAATGCACGGCCTGGAGCCCATGTTCGGCTGCGCGTTTCGGACACCGGGTGCGGCATTCCGAAGAAGAACCTAGACCGCGTTTTCGAGCCTTTCTTCACGACGAAGGAAACGGGATGGGGAACCGGCCTTGGACTCGCGACGGTTTACGGAATTGTCGAGCGGCACGGTGGCTTTATCGAGGTGAATAGCACTGTCGGCGAAGGTGCTACGTTCGATATTTATCTCCCCGCGCACACATCGTCGCAGCGGCAGAGCAAGGATCCGCGATTCGATCATGAACCGCAGCCCGGCGAAGGCCGGTGCGTGTTGCTGGCGGAAGACGATGACCAGGTGCGGCGTCTGGCTCGGTCAATCCTGGAGCGCGGCGGCTACGAAGTCATCGAAGCACGCGACGGTGAAGAAGCGATCGCGCTCTTCGAAAAGACCGCGGCGGCATTCGATTTCGCAGTTGTCGATGTGATGATGCCCAAGAAGAACGGAGACGAAGTCTATCGCGCCATTCGGGCTATTCGTTCGCGATTGCCGGTGCTCTTCACAACAGGATTCGATAACGAAGTGATTGAGCGGCAGCATCTCCCGGAGGACCAGGCGGCATTGCTGCCGAAGCCGTATTCCTCGAAGAAGCTGTTGGCGATGATCGAGAGTCTCTTGTCCGATCAGTGA
- a CDS encoding radical SAM protein, protein MGRESISRLLLINPPTGLYRRDDRCQCTVEDQTVQIVFPPMDLAMAAACAERKGVECRIEDYPATGRGWDDYRRDLGEFKPDGLVVNSTTATLDGDLQTCFLAKELLPDILTMAKGETLIVNAATVLVDHPELDIVLPNEAEEAVAELAGGTPFCRVKGIHFRSDLLERVGEEREDSLVTPEGKAQVAARKRKRLPPETPAAIQAGAEAQAVYFTGKRDLQQDLDGLPLPARHLLKNEVYTSPETGNPLTVVHGNRGCPSACIYCPAGVLTDFTVRARKPENIVAELKECVEKYGLREFLFHGDTFTINKRWLLELCNGIVDAGLDIHWGCNSRVDTIDDERAAAMKRAGCWVVAFGIESGDQDMLDRMKKNATLDQAREAIAVCKRNGLRTHAFMVIGLPWETDETLERTYQFLRELNPDFFDFNIATPLPGTELHEIAVREKLFEQDYDPARAGYATGGVQTLSGISSADLVKWRREHLLKMYLRPTYIGRMLVRAGGPKNTLQYIKAGARRLRQLTARSKPEAAESSASS, encoded by the coding sequence ATGGGCCGTGAGAGCATTTCCAGACTTCTGCTGATCAATCCGCCGACGGGGCTGTACCGCCGGGACGATCGTTGCCAGTGTACGGTCGAAGACCAGACCGTTCAGATCGTCTTTCCGCCGATGGATCTGGCGATGGCGGCCGCCTGTGCGGAGCGCAAGGGCGTGGAGTGCCGCATCGAGGACTATCCCGCCACGGGGCGCGGTTGGGACGACTATCGCCGCGATCTGGGCGAATTCAAGCCAGATGGACTGGTGGTCAACTCGACCACGGCGACGCTCGATGGCGATCTGCAGACCTGTTTCCTGGCGAAGGAACTCCTCCCTGACATTCTGACGATGGCCAAGGGCGAGACGCTGATCGTCAATGCCGCGACGGTTCTTGTCGACCATCCGGAGCTGGACATCGTCCTGCCGAACGAGGCGGAAGAAGCCGTGGCGGAACTGGCGGGAGGCACGCCGTTCTGTCGCGTGAAGGGCATTCATTTCCGCTCCGACTTGCTGGAGCGCGTTGGCGAGGAGCGCGAGGATTCGCTCGTGACGCCGGAGGGCAAGGCCCAAGTGGCGGCGCGGAAGCGTAAGCGCTTACCGCCTGAGACACCCGCCGCAATCCAGGCCGGCGCCGAGGCCCAGGCGGTGTACTTCACGGGAAAGCGCGACCTGCAGCAGGATCTCGACGGTCTTCCGTTGCCCGCGCGGCATTTGCTGAAGAACGAAGTCTACACCTCGCCCGAGACCGGCAATCCACTGACGGTCGTGCACGGCAATCGCGGCTGCCCATCGGCGTGCATCTACTGCCCGGCCGGCGTTTTGACAGATTTCACGGTTCGCGCGCGCAAGCCGGAGAACATCGTCGCGGAGTTGAAAGAATGCGTGGAGAAGTACGGCCTGCGCGAGTTCCTCTTCCACGGCGATACGTTTACGATCAATAAGCGCTGGCTGCTGGAGCTGTGTAACGGCATCGTGGATGCCGGGCTGGATATTCACTGGGGCTGCAACAGCCGTGTGGATACGATCGATGACGAGCGCGCCGCGGCGATGAAGCGCGCCGGCTGCTGGGTCGTGGCGTTCGGAATCGAGAGCGGCGACCAGGACATGCTGGATCGTATGAAGAAAAACGCGACGTTGGATCAGGCGCGCGAAGCGATCGCCGTCTGCAAGCGCAACGGCCTGCGGACGCACGCATTTATGGTGATCGGCCTGCCGTGGGAGACGGACGAGACGCTCGAACGCACTTACCAATTTCTGCGCGAGTTGAATCCGGATTTCTTCGACTTCAACATCGCGACGCCGTTGCCCGGGACTGAACTGCACGAAATCGCCGTGCGCGAGAAGTTGTTCGAGCAGGATTACGACCCGGCGCGGGCCGGCTATGCGACCGGTGGCGTCCAGACGCTGTCGGGGATTTCCAGCGCCGACCTGGTGAAGTGGCGGCGCGAACATCTGCTGAAGATGTACCTGCGCCCCACTTATATCGGGCGGATGCTGGTGCGCGCCGGCGGCCCGAAGAACACCCTGCAGTACATCAAGGCCGGCGCCCGCCGGCTGCGCCAGCTCACGGCTCGATCGAAGCCCGAAGCGGCGGAGTCTTCCGCCTCCTCCTGA